In the genome of Pseudomonas protegens, one region contains:
- a CDS encoding TonB-dependent siderophore receptor — protein sequence MRHALRPSLRPYLLGAVLALPCAAQVQAQQAHFDIPAQSLGSALQAFGQQADLQVLYNQDSVQGKRSTAIKGSLQPDQALSQLLRGTGVSYQRQGNTVTLAQSSGAVELGTMNISTQELGSTTEGTGSYTTGQSNSATRMDLSLRETPQSVSVITRQQMDDQGLTELAHVMQQTPGITVNRESSEGYVYYSRGFEIQNFQYDGIPSLGTDGGNIRDNYSIGNTLIYDRIEVLKGATGLVNGIGYPSGVINMVRKRPTREFQGHVAAGAGSWDRYTSEVDVSGPLVEGGAIRGRMVAGTGKRNSFIDYQKGEQNVFYGILEGDLSDSTTLSVGYDFQNNNNDATTNTSLPAFYTNGDRIKFSRSTNPADKFAYRNQETQHAFVGLDHQFDNDWTFKATVNARKYTSREIIAGMSSKHVNLDNSQEYGYLTPNGGVANFGSDSDEKSLDAYAKGPFSLFGRTHEMVLGYNYSHATTRSKRIDGTTTKVIDDVLNWNNSMPYPTDWEWWSTFDVKSTQKVSYAAVILKPTDALNFILGARVTDYDWQIDRVTAVKQWPRIASTNSGEVIPYAGVTYDLDDYHTVYASYTDIFKPQPYSLDVNGKPLEPLTGQSYEVGIKGEYFDRRLNASLALFQLKQDNLGENTGVIGVDGFEAMRAIKGATTNGIELEMAGEVLPDWNVNAGYVYQESYDAKNKRVATTQPQHLFKVATTYRLPGELNKVTVGGNMQWQSATSFVDDTFTDADDNPLPSHKFTRASYAVVGLMSSYDFNQNLKATVNLNNVFDRTYYSGIGTYNSIYYGDPRNVMFNVKYSF from the coding sequence ATGCGCCATGCGCTGCGGCCGAGCTTGCGTCCCTATCTGCTTGGGGCCGTATTGGCGCTGCCTTGTGCCGCCCAGGTACAGGCCCAGCAAGCCCATTTCGATATTCCTGCGCAGTCCCTAGGCAGCGCCTTGCAGGCATTCGGCCAGCAAGCCGACCTGCAAGTGCTCTACAACCAGGACAGCGTCCAGGGCAAGCGCAGCACGGCGATCAAGGGCTCGTTGCAGCCCGACCAGGCCCTGTCGCAACTGCTGCGCGGGACCGGGGTGAGTTATCAGCGCCAAGGCAACACCGTGACCCTGGCGCAGAGCAGTGGGGCTGTGGAGCTGGGGACCATGAACATTTCCACTCAGGAGCTGGGGAGCACCACCGAGGGGACCGGTTCCTACACCACCGGGCAAAGCAACTCGGCCACTCGCATGGACCTGTCCCTGCGTGAAACGCCGCAGTCGGTGAGCGTCATCACCCGCCAGCAGATGGATGACCAAGGGTTGACCGAACTGGCGCACGTCATGCAGCAAACCCCCGGGATCACGGTCAACCGCGAGAGCTCCGAAGGCTACGTGTATTACTCGCGGGGCTTTGAAATCCAGAACTTCCAGTACGACGGCATTCCCAGCCTGGGCACCGACGGCGGCAACATCCGCGACAACTACAGCATCGGCAACACCCTGATCTACGACCGCATCGAAGTGCTCAAGGGCGCCACCGGCCTGGTCAACGGCATCGGCTATCCGTCCGGGGTGATCAACATGGTGCGCAAGCGCCCGACCCGGGAATTCCAGGGCCACGTCGCCGCCGGCGCCGGCTCATGGGATCGCTACACCAGCGAAGTGGACGTCTCCGGCCCGCTGGTGGAAGGCGGTGCGATACGCGGACGGATGGTGGCCGGGACCGGCAAGCGCAACAGCTTCATCGACTACCAGAAAGGTGAACAGAACGTCTTCTACGGCATTCTCGAAGGCGACCTGAGCGATTCCACCACCCTCAGCGTCGGCTACGACTTCCAGAACAACAACAACGACGCCACGACCAACACCAGCTTGCCGGCGTTCTACACTAACGGTGATCGGATCAAGTTTTCCCGTTCCACCAACCCGGCGGACAAGTTCGCCTACCGCAACCAGGAAACCCAGCACGCCTTTGTCGGCCTCGATCACCAGTTCGACAACGACTGGACCTTCAAGGCGACGGTCAATGCGCGCAAGTACACCTCGCGGGAAATCATCGCCGGCATGTCCAGCAAGCACGTCAATCTCGACAACAGCCAGGAATACGGTTACCTGACGCCGAACGGTGGCGTGGCCAACTTCGGCTCCGACAGCGACGAGAAGTCCCTCGACGCCTATGCCAAGGGCCCGTTCTCGCTGTTTGGACGCACCCACGAAATGGTGCTGGGCTACAACTATTCCCATGCCACTACCCGTTCCAAGCGTATCGACGGCACCACCACCAAAGTCATCGACGACGTGCTGAACTGGAACAACAGCATGCCCTACCCGACCGACTGGGAGTGGTGGTCGACCTTCGACGTGAAGAGCACCCAGAAAGTCTCCTACGCGGCGGTGATCCTCAAGCCCACCGACGCCCTGAACTTCATACTCGGTGCCCGGGTCACCGACTACGACTGGCAGATCGATCGGGTCACCGCCGTGAAGCAGTGGCCGCGGATCGCCTCCACCAACTCCGGGGAAGTGATTCCCTATGCCGGCGTCACCTATGACCTGGACGACTACCACACGGTCTATGCCAGCTACACCGACATCTTCAAGCCGCAGCCCTACAGCCTCGACGTAAACGGCAAGCCCCTGGAGCCGCTGACCGGGCAGAGCTACGAAGTGGGGATCAAGGGTGAATACTTCGACCGTCGCCTGAACGCCAGCCTGGCGCTGTTCCAGCTCAAGCAGGACAACCTTGGCGAGAATACCGGCGTCATAGGCGTTGACGGCTTCGAGGCCATGCGCGCGATCAAGGGCGCCACCACCAACGGCATCGAACTGGAAATGGCCGGTGAAGTGCTGCCGGACTGGAACGTCAACGCCGGCTACGTCTACCAGGAATCCTACGATGCCAAGAACAAGCGCGTAGCCACCACTCAGCCACAGCACCTGTTCAAGGTCGCCACCACCTACCGCCTGCCTGGCGAACTGAACAAAGTCACCGTGGGCGGCAACATGCAATGGCAGAGCGCGACCTCCTTCGTCGACGACACCTTCACCGATGCGGACGACAACCCGCTGCCCAGCCACAAGTTCACCCGTGCCAGCTACGCCGTGGTGGGCCTGATGAGCAGCTATGACTTCAACCAGAACCTCAAGGCCACGGTCAACCTGAACAACGTCTTCGACCGGACCTACTACAGCGGAATCGGCACCTACAACTCGATCTACTACGGCGACCCGCGCAACGTCATGTTCAACGTCAAATACAGCTTCTGA
- a CDS encoding cyclic peptide export ABC transporter, with product MNSPPRSRSAIRDLLGLLKPFWPTVAVSIVLGIIGGLSITVLLATINQALNGADGLSRGVVLSFAGLCLLALLCSILSDIGSNYVGQHIISKLRKDLGEKVLSAPIEQIERYRSHRLIPVLTHDIDTISDFAFAFAPLAISLTVTLGCLGYLALLSWPMFLLMLVAIVIGCSVQFVAQTKGIKGFMDARDEEDNLQKHYNAIADGAKELRIHRPRRNRMFNQRIKHSAEHICNKQIESVNIFIVAKTFGSMLFFVVIGLALALQSFWPDNDRAVMSGFVLVLLYMKGPLELLIGNLPIVSRAQVAFRRIAELSERFSSPEPHLLLSDTSTQPQAVQSLELRDVRYAFPAVEGSAPFALGPVNLRIKQGDIVFIVGENGCGKTTLIKLLLGLYRPQEGEIRLNGQAVTAQTRDDYRQLFTTIFADYYLFDDLVQGGEQLPADAEQYLRRLEIGHKVSIRDGAFSTTDLSTGQRKRLALINAWIEERPVLVFDEWAADQDPTFRRIFYTELLPDLKRLGKTIIVISHDDRYFDIADQLVRMEAGKVSCELEPA from the coding sequence ATGAACAGCCCTCCGCGTAGCCGCAGCGCCATCCGTGACCTGCTGGGCCTGCTCAAACCGTTCTGGCCCACCGTGGCCGTCTCGATCGTGCTGGGCATCATCGGCGGCCTGAGCATCACCGTCCTGCTGGCCACCATCAACCAGGCCCTGAACGGCGCCGACGGCCTCAGCCGTGGCGTGGTCCTGAGCTTCGCCGGGCTGTGCCTGCTGGCGCTGCTGTGTTCGATCCTGTCGGACATTGGCAGCAACTACGTCGGCCAGCACATCATCAGCAAGCTGCGCAAAGACCTGGGGGAAAAAGTCCTCAGCGCCCCTATCGAGCAGATCGAACGCTATCGCAGCCATCGCCTGATCCCGGTCCTGACCCACGACATCGACACCATCAGCGACTTCGCCTTCGCCTTCGCGCCACTGGCCATTTCCCTGACCGTGACCCTGGGCTGCCTGGGTTACCTGGCCCTGCTCTCCTGGCCGATGTTCCTCTTGATGCTGGTGGCCATCGTGATTGGCTGCAGCGTGCAGTTCGTCGCCCAGACCAAGGGCATCAAGGGCTTCATGGACGCCCGGGATGAAGAGGACAACCTGCAAAAGCACTACAACGCGATTGCCGACGGCGCCAAGGAACTGCGCATCCACCGGCCGCGCCGCAACCGCATGTTCAACCAGCGGATCAAGCACAGCGCCGAGCACATCTGCAACAAACAGATCGAGTCGGTGAACATTTTCATCGTCGCCAAGACCTTCGGCTCCATGCTGTTTTTCGTGGTCATCGGCCTGGCCCTGGCCCTGCAGTCCTTCTGGCCCGACAACGACCGCGCGGTGATGAGCGGTTTCGTCCTGGTGCTGCTGTACATGAAGGGCCCCCTGGAATTGCTGATCGGCAACCTGCCGATTGTCAGCCGCGCCCAGGTGGCCTTCCGCCGCATCGCCGAGTTGTCCGAGCGCTTCTCATCGCCCGAACCGCACCTGCTGCTCAGCGACACCTCGACCCAACCGCAGGCGGTGCAAAGCCTGGAACTGCGCGATGTGCGCTACGCCTTCCCGGCCGTGGAAGGCAGCGCGCCCTTTGCCCTGGGCCCGGTGAACCTGCGGATCAAGCAGGGCGACATCGTCTTCATCGTTGGCGAGAACGGCTGCGGCAAGACCACCCTGATCAAGCTGCTACTGGGCCTGTACCGACCCCAGGAAGGCGAGATCCGCCTCAACGGCCAAGCGGTCACCGCCCAGACCCGCGACGACTATCGGCAACTGTTCACCACCATCTTTGCCGACTACTACCTGTTCGACGACCTGGTCCAGGGCGGCGAACAACTGCCCGCGGATGCCGAACAGTACCTGCGGCGCCTGGAGATCGGACACAAGGTGAGCATCCGCGACGGGGCCTTCAGCACCACCGATCTGTCCACGGGGCAACGCAAGCGCCTGGCGCTGATCAACGCCTGGATCGAGGAACGCCCGGTGCTGGTGTTCGACGAATGGGCCGCCGACCAGGACCCGACCTTCCGGCGGATTTTCTACACCGAGCTGCTGCCGGACCTCAAACGCCTGGGCAAGACCATCATCGTCATCTCCCACGACGATCGCTATTTCGACATCGCCGACCAGTTGGTGCGCATGGAGGCGGGCAAGGTCAGTTGCGAACTCGAACCGGCCTGA
- a CDS encoding GNAT family N-acetyltransferase, whose product MKAPLFTLSLSDGSTASMHDAEENQGSLHTEGFAALNFRSDGELIEILGEVPPNYPASALLAVLGGHFCYRKKSAQVRVRLRASRDFAVSAIRLGIFDTLLAADAHQVELQCRRSTFWQHPLPWLSAPASAHTAPFYQFSGEKRHPQRPPLPQGEVYRRRLPGLNTEFSLRTIDPDRDLQAFNRWMNLEQVAFFWEQAGSLDEHAAYLQDMLADPRVHPLIGCYDDEPFAYFEVYWCKEDRIAPYYDVQDHDRGWHVVVGESKHQGIGKLKGWFNSLMHYMFLDDPRTQRILGEPRIDHDRQIDFLKSQGFGHLKDIQLAHKKAALLRLEREFFFDRPL is encoded by the coding sequence ATGAAAGCCCCACTGTTCACCCTATCGCTGAGCGACGGTTCCACCGCCAGCATGCATGACGCCGAAGAGAACCAGGGCAGCCTGCACACCGAGGGCTTCGCAGCGCTGAACTTTCGCAGCGATGGCGAGCTGATCGAGATCCTCGGCGAAGTGCCGCCCAACTACCCCGCCAGCGCGCTGCTGGCGGTGCTGGGCGGGCACTTCTGCTACCGGAAGAAGTCCGCCCAGGTGCGGGTTCGCCTGCGAGCCAGCCGCGACTTTGCAGTCTCGGCCATTCGCCTGGGGATCTTCGATACCCTGCTCGCCGCCGACGCCCACCAGGTGGAGCTACAGTGCCGACGCAGCACCTTCTGGCAGCACCCGCTGCCCTGGCTCAGTGCTCCGGCCAGTGCCCACACCGCGCCCTTCTACCAGTTCAGCGGCGAGAAACGTCACCCGCAACGCCCGCCACTGCCCCAGGGCGAGGTGTACCGTCGCCGCCTGCCGGGGCTGAACACCGAGTTCAGCCTGCGCACCATCGACCCGGATCGCGACCTGCAAGCCTTCAACCGCTGGATGAACCTGGAACAGGTGGCGTTCTTCTGGGAGCAGGCCGGCAGCCTCGACGAGCACGCCGCCTACCTGCAGGACATGCTCGCCGACCCGCGGGTGCACCCATTGATCGGCTGCTACGACGACGAGCCTTTCGCCTACTTCGAAGTCTACTGGTGCAAGGAAGACCGCATCGCCCCCTACTACGACGTGCAGGACCATGACCGCGGCTGGCACGTGGTGGTGGGCGAGAGCAAGCACCAGGGCATCGGCAAGCTCAAGGGCTGGTTCAATTCGCTGATGCACTACATGTTTCTGGATGACCCGCGCACCCAGCGCATCCTTGGCGAACCGCGCATCGACCATGACCGGCAGATCGACTTCCTCAAGTCCCAGGGCTTCGGTCACTTGAAGGACATCCAGCTGGCCCACAAGAAAGCCGCCCTGCTGCGCCTGGAACGCGAGTTCTTCTTTGATCGGCCACTGTGA
- a CDS encoding formylglycine-generating enzyme family protein: MKQHSLSTALRPPLASLSLALLLSLFLPGAAQAAAAPQPGKVFKDCKDCPEMVVLPAGTFTMGTPADEVGRQEDEGPMHEVTFAKPFAIGRFQVLAGEWATYLKETGYQMPDGDTRPGRECKAGKPRYAVGPRQPAVCMDFNEAQAYTAWLSKRTGQHYYIVSEAMREYAARAGSTGPFPFPFDEGKEYSIAKHANTYGPEDGFSFTSPAGSFPANAFGVYDMHGNVYEFTPDCWHENYVGAPTDGSAWTEPNCSVLQMRGNDWTEAPIFSRSGNRNNIYPTDRGDWLGFRVARDL, from the coding sequence ATGAAACAGCATTCACTGAGCACCGCCCTCCGCCCGCCCCTGGCCAGCCTCTCCCTGGCCCTGCTGCTGAGCCTGTTCCTGCCGGGCGCCGCCCAGGCCGCCGCCGCGCCCCAGCCGGGCAAGGTGTTCAAGGATTGCAAGGACTGTCCGGAAATGGTGGTGCTGCCCGCCGGCACCTTCACCATGGGCACCCCCGCCGACGAGGTTGGCCGCCAGGAGGATGAAGGTCCGATGCATGAAGTGACCTTCGCCAAGCCGTTCGCCATCGGGCGCTTCCAGGTCCTGGCCGGCGAATGGGCCACCTACCTGAAGGAAACCGGCTACCAGATGCCCGACGGCGACACCCGCCCCGGCCGCGAATGCAAGGCCGGCAAGCCGCGCTACGCAGTCGGCCCGCGCCAACCGGCGGTGTGCATGGACTTCAACGAAGCCCAGGCCTACACCGCCTGGCTGTCCAAGCGCACCGGCCAGCATTACTACATCGTCAGCGAAGCCATGCGCGAATACGCGGCCCGCGCCGGCAGCACCGGCCCCTTCCCCTTCCCTTTCGACGAGGGCAAGGAGTACAGCATCGCCAAGCACGCCAACACCTACGGCCCGGAAGACGGCTTCAGCTTCACCTCGCCCGCCGGTTCCTTCCCCGCCAACGCCTTCGGCGTCTACGACATGCACGGAAATGTCTACGAGTTCACCCCCGACTGCTGGCATGAAAACTATGTCGGCGCCCCCACCGACGGCAGCGCCTGGACCGAGCCCAACTGCAGCGTCCTGCAGATGCGCGGCAACGACTGGACCGAAGCGCCGATTTTTTCCCGCTCAGGCAACCGCAACAACATCTACCCCACCGATCGTGGTGACTGGCTGGGGTTCCGGGTTGCCCGCGACCTTTGA